CAACCCTACCTCGATCTCCCTGGCCAACGCCATTGTGGATTTGGAGTGCGGACCGGCAGCCAATGAGTATATGGCCTGGAACTTCAATTCCGGTATGGCCGCCATTGACGCACTACTCTCCAATCAGCTGCGCCGCGACGATATTTTAATCGTCTCACGCAATATCTATGGCGGCGTACACCAGCTCTTACAGGATTTTTATGCTCGACCAGACAAACTGGCGATCCAGCTGGTTTGGTTTGACGGCACCAGCGGTAAAGACTTCGAAAAACTACTGGCCGACACACAGCGCGATTACGCCGATGCCCTTCAGCAAGGCTCCAGTCTCCACGTCTATATCGAATCGCCCTGCAACCCCCACGGTATCATGTTGGACGTACCCGCTATCTGTAAGGCTGCACACCAGGAAAATATTCTGATCAGCCTGGATGCCACCCTGGCCACCCCCTTCCTCTACCAACCACTGCGACGCCAAGATCGCGAGGAGCGTCCAGACTTTGTTGTGCACTCCTACACCAAAGACATTGGCGGCACCGGTGCCGCAACCGCTGGCGTGGTGATTGGGGAAAACCACCGTATGTTTATTCCCAAGGGCGACAGTGCCAAGGGGCTGAACTGGGATCAGTGCATGTTCTGGGATGTGTATTACATCAAAGGCGCTTTCCTAGATGCGGATAAAGCCTGGGAGGTGCACTGTGGTATGCGCACTCTGGAAATGCGTATGTTGACCAAGTGTATCAATACCCAGTGCCTCAGCCATTTCTTCGCCAGTCACAGCAAAATTCGTGTGAACAGCCATGCCGTGGAAAGCCATCCGAACGCGAAGCTACGCAAAGCCTTGATGCGCTATCAGCTGCCAACCCCATTATTTAGTATTGATATGGAAGCGGCACAGATTCCCACAGAGGCTTTCAAAAGTTTCTTCGATGCGCTGGAGCCCGCATTTGGACAGATGGTAAGCCTGGGGCAGACCAATACCATGGTACTTTGCCCCGCACTCACTTCTCACTCCGAACTTTCTCCTCAGGCCATGGAGGCGGCGGGTATATTCGCAACCACAATCCGAATATCGGTGGGAGATGAAAATATGGCCCAGCTAGCGGCTCATGTGATCAGCTGTGCGCGCCTACATCTGGACCCGGTCAGCCCTGGGTTTAGTGAGGGCTTTATCTCACCGCAGGAAGCGGATGCTACCTTCACCCGCTTCTATCTGGAATCGCATAAAAAAGTTGTAGAAGCACAACCGAAAATCACCGACTACCTGTAAAAAGCTCAAACGCGGGCGCGCAGCAATTATCCCCTGCCGTGGCCCGCTTGTTGCACTACCCTATATCCCGTAGTATCACCGCTTCTGTCCATAATTTAATCAAACAAAAATGCCGAATTTTTCTGCCCACTTTCTGGCCTGGGTGCTCTTCTGTCTCTCAACTCTGGCGCTGGCACAGGGATATGAGCAGCTTTACAGCGACTATCGCGGTAGCCTTTATCAAATACGCTTAATTGAAAAATCTTCTAATTCGAAAGCCGGGCTCGGCTCAGGATTCCAGATTTCCGCCGATGGTCTACTCGCCACCAATTACCACGTTGTCGCGCAAGCAGTTAGCGATCCGGATAAATATATACTGGAATATCTTTCAACCGATGGCACCAAGGGCACCCTGGAGCTCTTGGATATCGATGTCGTCAACGACTTGGCGCTATTGCGCCAGGACAAGCCAGGCAAAGAATACTTGCAACTCGCCACCGAAACCCCTAAGCAAGGCGAAACCATAGTCTCCCTCGGTAATCCTCTGGATCTAGGGATGACCCTGATCCCTGGCACTTACAACGGTATCGCCGGAGGTAGTTTTTACGATCGTATTCATTTTGCCGGTTCTATTAATCCCGGCATGAGTGGTGGCCCGGCTATTAATACTCGCGGCCAAGTAGTGGGGATCAATGTGGCAACTGCCGGTAACCAGGTAAGCTTCCTGGTTCCGGTGGATAAACTGATCAACTTGTTAAAGCACTTCCATCAACGCAATGTGGCACTGGACCTACAAAAGGTCACCTACCAGCAGCTGCTCGACAATCAACAGCGTATTATCGACTCCATTCTGGAGGCGGACTGGCAGCGCCGCTCCCTCGGCGAGGCCAAGGTTGTTGGGGAAATAGTGCCCGCCATTAAGTGCTGGGGCAACAGTGAGGAAGATAGCGACAATCCTATTAAACGCATCGATAAAGGTTGTACTGGGCAGGATGTGATTTTTCTCTCCGACGACTTTAACACCGGTCGAGTGGAGTACGAGTTTTTCTGGCTCGAATCTGAAGGTCTTCTACCGGCACGCTTTTATGCGGAATACGAGCATCAGATGAGCACTTTTTATCCTGGCAACAGTGCCGGTGAAGATGATGTCACCAACTTCCGCTGCCGCCAGAACTTTACCTCCCAGCCGCGCAATGGCAATGGCCCCGTATCCAAACCAGAGCGCAGTAAAAAACCGCTAATTAGCCGCACCAGTTACTGTGTAAGACGCTATAAAAACTTCCCCGATCTATACGATATCTTTTTCTTGAGCCTCAGCGTGGACCAAAAGAATCGCGCGCTGGTCAGCCACTTTACTCTATCCGGCTTTACCCGGGAGTCTGCCGACGCCTTTGCCGAGAAGTTCACGAGCGAAATCCAATGGCACTGATAATTGAAGAACTCAACCGCGCTCACCGGGTGCAGGTGCGCTACCGAATGGAAGGTGAAAAGTTCACCCTGGGCCGCGCCTATAGCAACGATGCGATCTTGGAAGACATCCACACAGATGGGCGCCATGCAGAAATTCGTCGGGAAGAAGATGGCAGTTATATTCTGCACGATTTGAATACGGTGAATGGCAGCCAGCTACTGGGGAATCTGAAAGACCGATCGGTTAAGCCGGGGGAGATCTCCTCCCATCAGATTACCTCTGGGGATCTAATACAATGTGGTAAGTCGCGCTTACGAATATTTAATTGCGATGACGATGTTGCCGAGGCTACCCCTCTGCATTCGCTGGAAAACCTGTTTGCCAGCCTATCCAACCCTCTGTACGCCACACTCCTGGTACTCGCCGTAGCTCTGTCCACGGTACTGCTCAGCTACCTCGGCTACGCGCGTACTTATCAGTGGACCATCGCCGTCAACATCTTAGTCAGTGCGGTGATCGGCTTGGTGATTTATGCGGGTGCCTGGGCTTTTGTAGGCAGGGTGGTACGCCACGAAACACACTTTTTTGCTCACCTTTCCATCGCCGCTATGGGCGTACTCACTTACGCCGTCTGGGAGTGGTTCGGCAGTATACTGAATTACAACTTCGCCATAGGGGATACCATGGAGGTTCTGGACTTCCTGGTACTCGCTGTCATTTTGCCCACTATGCTCTGGTGCGCTTGTTATCTGGCCACCAACCTAGGGCGCGCCTGGCGCTGGGCGGTAGCACTAGTACTGCCGCTCGGCTTTTTAGGCCTCAGTCTGGTGGAAACGATCAGCTCGATCGATGACTTCCGAGAAACACCGGCGCTCTCCACTGAGCTCAAATACGATAATATGCTGTTGCGTAAACCGGTGCCCATGCAGGAATTTATCACCGGTTCGGCCGCACTATTTGATATTCCTATCAAAAAAGAAGAGCCGGAAAATGAGAGCAAGGAGAGCTCTTCCGCAGAAAACGAGAACGTAGAGGTAGAGCAGTGAATACAGTGTTTTGGAGCCCCGGCCTGGAACAGTTGGAACCTTACACTCCCGGTGAGCAGCCCAGCGGTACAACTCTGATTAAACTGAACACCAACGAGAACCCCTACCCCGCTTCGCCCCGAGCCCTGGCACTATTGGCACAGAAAGATTTTGCCGACGCCCTGCGTCGCTATCCCGACCCAGAGTCCTGTGAGTTGCGCGCAGCCATTGCCACGCGATATGGACTGAATGACAGGCAAGTTTTCGTCGGTAATGGCTCCGATGAGGTTCTAGCGCTGAGTTTTTATAGCTTTTTCCGCCGCAACGAACCCTTACTGTTTCCCGATATCACCTACAGCTTCTACCCGGTGTACTGCCAGCTTTTCGACATAGAGTCCCGCAGTATTCCCCTCTCAGAAGATTTTAGTCTCAATGTGGAGGATTTCTCGGGTACTGCCGCTGGAATTATTATCCCCAATCCCAACGCCCCGACAGGACGCCACTTATCACTCGATAGAATTGAAGCACTACTGCAGCTACAACCAGAGCGAGTGGTGATCATTGATGAAGCCTACATCGATTTTGGGGGGGAAAGCGCCACCCAATTGATCGAGCAATACCCCAATCTGCTGGTCATTCACACCCTGTCTAAGTCTTATGCTCTGGCAGGTCTGCGCCTCGGCTTTGCTATGGGGCAGGAACACCTGATTGAGGGGCTGCTGCGCGCCAAGAACTCATTCAATTCTTATCCTATCGATGCCATCGCACAGGAAGTGGCTACTGCAGCCATCCGCGATAGGGCTTGGCATGAAAACAACTGCAGCAAGGTTGTCGCCACACGCTCTCGCACAGAAGAGGCACTGCTTGAACTGGGGTTTGAAGTTATACCTTCCAAAGCGAATTTCATACTGGCGAAGCCCCCTGCCCCTGGTGCCGAGGCCCTCTACCTGGCACTGCGCGAACTGGGCATTCTGGTGAGATACTTCAATAAGCCCCGCATCAGTGAATACCTGCGTATCTCTATTGGCACAGATCAGGAAATGGACCAACTGATAGGGAACTGTAAAGAGATACTTGCGTCACAGAGCTAGTAAACTGTCAGTCTATACTCGTCGGGTCCGCGCCCAGCGCAACCCGACCACCAGACTTATCGGTAACTAGGGATTTATGTCTCTCTTATTTAATCGCCCCAAACTGTTCGCCAATACCAAGCTCTTCGCCAGCGCTCTGGCTCTAGCCACCGCCATCCTGAGCTATCAGGCCCAGGCCAACCCCTGGGAGGAGAGTGAGAGCCCCAGCGCACAGAACCCAGCCAGCATAGGCACCTATACCAATGGCTGTCTCGCGGGAGGAGAAACCCTGCCTCTACGTGGCGAGGGCTATCAACTGGTGCGCACCGGCCGCGATCGCCACTTCGCCCATCCGGACACCATCGCCTTCCTCAAGGACTTTTCCCGGAGTGTTGCACGGAATAATCTCGGCAGAATTCAGATCGGCGATATGTCCATGGCGCGAGGTGGTCCCTTTGGCAGTGGAGGGCACAGTAGCCATCAGACCGGCCTTGATGTGGATATTTGGTTTTCACAAGACAAGCGCGCCGCAGAGCGGGCACTGACAGAGTGGGAGCGCGATAATATCTCCGCTATCCCTCTGGCGGATACCCGCGAACATCGCTTGGTCAAAGAAAATTGGGACGAACGAGTCCCCAAGATCCTGCGTATGGCCGCAAAGGATCAGCGGGTAGAGCGGATTTTTGTCCATCCCACCATCAAGCGTCACTTATGTGAAATTTCGGGCGTCGACAATGATTGGCTACGCAAAGTACGCCCTTGGTGGGGACACAATTACCATTTTCATGTGCGGCTTGCCTGCCCGGCCGGCAGCAGTGACTGCAAGCCTCAGGCTCCAGTGCGCACCACACCCTGCGGTAATGACCTGGACTGGTGGTTCAGCGAAGAATTCTACGCAATACTGAACGGCACTAAGGCCCAGCCGACAAAACCCAAACCCAAGACGATGCCGCAGCAGTGCCAGCAGGTTTTACTGGCGCCTCCAGCTGGCACCACGATGGAATAACTTTATGATCAACACCTTGCTTATCTGCGGCGGTGGCAGCAGCGAGCACGAAGTGTCCTTGCGCACCGCAGATTTTATTGAAGGACAATTGGCCGAATCCGAAGATATCGCCCTGATGCGAGTTGAGATGGATGCTAGCGGCTGCCTGACTGATAAAGAAGGTCGCGTCTATCATATCTTTTACGATGGCAAGATTCGCGATGAAGCCGGCAATGCCTGGGATGTGGATTACGTCATCCCAGCAATTCACGGTTACCCAGGAGAAACTGGCGACCTGCAATCCCAGCTCGAGATGTTCGGCATCCCCTATTTCGGTTCAGCACCGGAGGCGAGCAAAATTTGTTTTAACAAGATTAAAACGAAAATGTGGCTGAGCGCGCTAGGGATCGATAACACCCCCTATCTGTTTCTACACAGCCTGGAGGCTGAAGAGTTGAGTAAGGCCCACGCCGCACTGGAAGAGTGGGAAGCGGTCTTTATCAAAGCTTCAAACCAGGGTTCCTCGGTGGGCTGCTTTAAAGTCAGCCATAAGGAAGATTTGGAAGATGCAATCGCAGAAGCCTTTACCCTCTCATCCTATGTATTGGTAGAAAAAGCCCTCAATGCCCGCGAACTCGAGGTGGCAGTTTACACTTATGGCGAAGAGCTCATAGCCACTCATCCCGGTGAGGTCCGCGCGCCAGCAGATACTTTTTATACCTATAAGGAAAAATATGCCGCAGGCAGTCGCGCCGAGACGTTTATTAAAGCTGAGGGTCTGAGCGAAGAGCAATTGGCTTGGATTCAGGAAGTTTCGATACGTACTTTTAAGGCCCTAAAGCTGAAAGATCTCTCTCGCATCGATTTTTTCCTAACAGACGAAGGGGAGCTCTACCTAAATGAAGTCAATACTTTCCCCGGAATGACCCCCAACTCTATGTTCCCCAAAATGATGCAAAACCATGGCCATGATTTTACTGAATATCTGACGGGTCAAATTCGTTCCGCGGTAAAACAATCGCTTAAATAAATACTACCTTGAACCCCACTCAGAAAATTGACATTAAAAAAAGGGGCAATAGCCCCTTTTTTTAATGTCAGTAAACGAAACACAACTAGTGCAACAACCAATCCTGTTGCCGTCTACGGGAAAATTGGCTGCGCAGAAACTCCATCTGATCCCCGCGAATCCGCTCACTATTAATCAAAGCCAGATATTCTGCAGCATTGGGACAAAAGGGCAGAGCCAGTAATTCCATATCAATATCTTCAAGTAAAAAATTGCCCTTATGCTGATTACAGCGGCGACAGGCTGTGACCACATTTTCCCAAGAGTCCATCCCTCCCTTCGACACTGGGATAACATGATCTCGAGTTAGCTCAGCTGACTTAAAAATACTCCCGCAGTAGAGGCAGGTGTGCACATCACGAAAAAAAAGTGCGCGGTTTGTAAGCGGCGGACGGTTGCGTGGCCGCGCCATTCGAGCACCGCCACAGGCGATAATTGATGCCAGATCCAGGGCCGAACGCTCTCCACTCCGATTAAACCCGCCCCTTACCCTCTGTACTATGCCCCCCAAAGACCAGGTAACCAGATCCCGGACGTATAAACAGGAAGCCTCCTGCCAAGTGAGCCAGTCCAATGGCTGTCCCGCCAAATTCAGGCGCAAAATGCGTGCTTGCATGACTTCGCCTCCCCACAGTTAGACAGAAGAACCCGGCCTACTACTACAGCTAACCAAGCGGATGCTTTTCCGGCACTCAAGTATCTGATTTGACATGCTGCCTGGAAGAAAGAGATAGATAAATAAGACTGAACTTGAGAGTCCAGTTTGGATAAGGCGTTAAAGTGATAAGGGCGATAACCCGCTGATGATTTCAATGACGAGAGGACAAGAGTCCGGCAGTGAGAGAATGCCAGAGCGTAAACGGGCACTGCTAATGATTGATTGCTGAATGCGCCATCCTCCACCGGCCCGAGCAATAATGGCCGACCTCTCATCATTAAAGCGGATAAATATTACAAATTCCAGACAGAAGCAGACCTGGCTTTAAAAAAGTACCGACCGTGAATAATTAACGATTAGAGAGAGCGAAGATTAAGTAAAGAATTACTATTAAAAGTTATTTGAACAAATATAAAGTCTTCGATCATGTAAAACACCGCCCAGGCAATCCGGCCCGGGCGGTGCGTCTCACAGGATGGTGCCCATATCCTTAGGGCGAGCGGCGCATTCCTTTTATCCTTTGCCGCAGAGTTGCAGTCCCTTTTGCGTCCCTGCCAGTTAATTATGGACATTAGGCGAAAAAAGAGTAGGGGTAATCTGCTGAATTTTATGTAAGACATATCTCACAAGGTGAAATATTTCTTTAATAAATGAGAGGGAGACTCGATGAGTACACTGTGCTAAAACGGAGCTCAGTGCATGAGCGCGGCCACTATAAACACCTTTATTTCAAGTTCAATCGAAACAGGGAAAAAGACGTTGAAATATACGCTAATTTTTTTGCTTATCTTCAGCGCCGTTATTTCAAGCGCCTTCACAGCAGTCTCTTCGGGTATTAGTGTTCCCTGGCGCCAAATCATTGGAGGCGCGAAAATCAGCGAGCAGGAGGTCACTCAAAATTTAACAGCCGCCACTGGCTATCAACTACAACTATTTACAGATAATGTGCCCAATGCTCGCTGGCTGGCAATAACCCGTTCGGGGGATATCCTCGTATCCCAACCCAAGAAGGGACAGGTTTCCCTGTTAACCCCCGATCGTAACGGTGATGGACGCGCCGACAGCCAACGCATATTAATTGGAGACTTAAACCGCCCACACGGACTTCTACTGCATGAGAACTGGCTATATATAGCGGAAAGCGATGCTGTAGGCAGAGTGCCCTTTGATCACTCCGATGCCCGCCTGGCAGGGCGTTACCAGAGAATCGTCGAAGGCTTGGCAGACAGCGGCCATTGGACCAAAACCCTTGAAAAGGGGCCGGATGGCTGGCTGTACCTCAGTAGCGGTTCCAGCTGTAACGTCTGTGTAGAAAAAGATCGTCGACGCGCCAGTATTATGCGCCTGCGTCCCGATGGCAGTGACCTCAAAATATTCGCCACCGGCCTGCGCAATAGTGTGGGGTTTGACTGGTCACCCAAAGATGGCGGCCTCTATGCCACAGATAATGGTCGCGACTGGCTGGGTGACAACCTGCCACCCGATGAGCTCAACCTTATCCAAGCCGACAAATTCTACGGCTGGCCCTACGCCTATGGTGACCGGGTACCGGACCCGGACTTTATCGACGATGAAGACCCCACCATCAAAGAAATGATTGCCGCTTCCCTCCCCCCTGTACACGAGTTCGCCGCACATAATGCCCCTCTAGGCATCCGCTTCCTGCGAAGTCCGGAACAACCGACAGGTTATCGCGGTGCTGCCTTAGTAGCACTGCACGGTTCCTGGAACAGAAGCGTGAAAGATGGTTACAAAGTGGTATCTCTACACTGGGATGAAGGCGGGAAAATCACCCAACGGGATTTCCTCTGGGGCTTCCTCAGCAACAACCGCAAGGAGGTTTCTGGCAGGCCAGTGGCAATTGCCGAAGATGGCAAGGGCAATATTTATATTTCAGACGATTACGCGGGGGCCATCTATCGTCTCTCACCCACCGCTACCCCACAAAAAGTAAAGTTATCCGCGGAGAGAACACCTACCACACCTAGGGTACCCAAAAAACCGCCACCAACCGATGCCACCGCCGCGCGCGAGGGAAGAGCGCTATACCTGAGCCACAATTGTGCGCAGTGCCACCAGCAACAGGTACCATTAGCAGGGCTCAACAAAAAGTACACCGTGCAAAGCCTGGCGGACTATTTTGATACGCCACCCCCCCCGATGCCCAGATATGATTTCACCGAGGAGCAGAAAAAAGCATTGGCCCACTACCTGCTTTCAAGGGAGGCTTTGCAATAACTCCCTCTTACCCCTTACTCCGTGCCAATTGACCCCTGCCGCGCCAGCGGCTAAGGTTGCCCCGCAATTACGAGGCGATGCTATGGTGGCAAAGAAAAAATCGGCAAGTTTTGAACAGAGCCTGGAGGCTCTTGAAGAATTAGTAGAACGCCTGGAGGCAGGAGACCTGCCCCTGGAGGAGGCCCTGGCCGACTTTGAGCAAGGGGTCAAACTCACCCGTGAGTGCCAGAAAAAACTCGCCAGCGCCGAGCAAAAGGTCAAAATGCTGATGGAGGAGAACGGTAGTATTCGCGAGTTGCCGTTCGAAGCCGATAACTCCTCAGGCGATTCCTAAGTGAGCTCCCCTACCCTGCCCGCCGAGCTGAGTGCATTCCTCAAGGATTCCTCCCAGCGTGTCGAAAGCCGTATCCGCGACACGCTGACAGAATCTATTCCCGGTGCCAATAAGCTCTTTGAGGCCATGCGCTATGCCGCACTGGGCCCTGGCAAACGCCTGCGCCCAGCACTCGTGTACGCCTGTGCCCAGGTCTTCCGTGGGGTGGATTTTGATCCTGCCAGATGCGACGCCAGCGCCGCTGCCCTTGAGTGCATCCACGCCTATTCACTGGTGCACGATGACCTGCCAGCCATGGATGATGACGACCTGCGCCGGGGTCGCCCCACTTGCCATATCGCCTACAACGAGGCCACCGCTATTCTCGCCGGTGATGCACTACAAACCCAGGCATTCGAACTGCTGTTGGCCGATAACACCGAACCCGCATTGAAGCTACTACTTATTGCGGAGCTCTCAAAGGCATCTGGCAGCCGGGGAATGGTTGCAGGTCAGGCCATCGACCTGGATTCTGTGGATAAAACCCTCACCCTAGCACAACTAGAAGCGATGCATCGCCTGAAAACTGGCGCCCTTATTCGCGCTAGTGCGCGCATGGGCGCGCTGCACGGTGGTGCTACCAGCGACCAACTGGAAGCGCTAACTCTCTACGCAGAAGCTATTGGCCTGGCTTTTCAGGTACAGGACGATATCCTTGACGTCACAGTAGATACTGCCATTCTGGGTAAAACTCAGGGCGCAGACGCCCTTCTCAACAAACCGACTTATGTCTCCCTATTGGGGCTCAAAGGCGCAAAAGAGAAGCTCCAGGGCTTGCGTGGGGAGGCTTTAAGTGCCCTTTCAACACTGCCCGGCGATACACTACTACTGAAGCAGCTGGCCGATTATATTGTCCAACGCGGCCACTAAGTCGGGATCTCTACCCCGTCATTGGGATGCAATATGCCCTTCACAGGCATACAATCCCCTTCACTAATACCATCTGTAGCAATTGAACCGTTTGATGCTCGAAGAAATTCCACGCACACGCCCGCATACGCCGCTGCTTGACGTCATTGACGAGCCGGCACAGCTGCGCGCACTCGATGAACGCCAACTGCCCGAACTCGCTAGCCAGCTGCGCGAGTACCTGTTGTATTGTGTCGGCCAAACCGGCGGACACTTCGGCGCCGGTCTCGGTGTGGTGGAGCTGACCATCGCCCTGCACTATATCTACAACACGCCAGAGGACCGCTTGGTCTGGGATGTGGGCCACCAAACCTACCCTCACAAGATACTCACCGGCCGCCGCGAGCAGATGCTCACCATGCGCCAGCAAGGCGGCTTGTCAGGCTTCCCCAAGCGCAGTGAGAGCCCCTACGACACCTTCGGCGTGGGGCATTCCAGCACCTCTATCGGTGCCGCCCTGGGAATGGCCCTGGGCTCCCCCGACGAGCGCAAAGTCGTGGCGGTGATTGGCGACGGCGCTATGACCGCTGGCATGGCCTTCGAAGCGCTCAATCACGCGTCTCACACAGGCCGGGATATGTTGGTTGTGCTCAATGACAACAGCATGTCGATCTCTAAGAATGTCGGAGGCTTGGCTACCTACTTCGCCAAGATTCTTGCCAGCAAGACCTATCTCAATATGCGCGAGGGCAGCCGCAAGATTTTATCGGCTATTCCCAAGGCCTGGCAGTTGGCGCGCCGCACCGAAGAGCATGTTAAAGGCATGATCACACCCGGCACTCTGTTTGAGGAACTGGGCTTCAACTACGTTGGGCCACTGGATGGGCACAACATGCACGATCTAGTGCACACCCTGCGCAACCTGCGCAGCCAGCCCGGTCCCCAGCTACTGCATATCGCCACTACCAAAGGCAAAGGCTTTGGTCCGGCTGAAGCCGACCCGGTGGGTTACCACGCATTGAACAAGCTGGAGCCAGAGAGCAAAGTCCAGGTGGCTGTGCCGGGCAGGAAGAAGCTGCCCAAGTATCAGGATATTTTCGGCCAGTGGCTGTGTGACACCGCCGAAAAGGACGAGCGCCTAATCGGAATTACCCCCGCCATGTGTGAGGGCTCTGGCATGGTAGAGTTTTCCAAGCGTTTTCCAAAACGCTTCCAAGACGTAGCTATTGCCGAGCAGCACGCCGTTACTCTCGCTGCCGGCCTCGCCTGCGAGGGCCAAAAGCCGGTTGTGGCCATTTACTCTACTTTCCTACAGCGCGGCTATGACCAAATGGTGCATGATGTTGCTATCCAAAACCTGGATGTCACCTTCGCCATCGACCGCGCCGGCCTTGTAGGTGAAGACGGCCCAACCCATGCAGGCAGCTTCGATCTGACCTTTATGCGTTGCTTGCCCTACCTCGCCATCGCTGCACCCAGCGACGAGAACGAATGCCGCCAATTACTCTATACCGCATACAAGTACGAGGGGCCCGCCGCTGTGCGCTACCCCCGCGGTACCGGTATGGGCACCGCGATAGAAGAAGAGATGCGCGAGTTACCTATCGGTAAGGGCCGCCTACTGCGTAAAGGCAGAAGCGTGGCCATTTTGAATTTCGGCACCCTACTCGCTCCCGCTACGGCAGCGGCTGAGCGCCTCGGCGCCACTCTCGCCGATATGCGCTGGGTCAAGCCATTAGATGAAGCGCTG
The DNA window shown above is from Microbulbifer variabilis and carries:
- a CDS encoding trans-sulfuration enzyme family protein, whose protein sequence is MEANLEDVKILSPRRNSTEATNIAELAREQLQHFCIDRESEHGRLLEQTAALLYQAQGNLNQLWSQVSETLNRLDRSDKIAYFNAKRFMSFQLAKLLDTLQNPLRASFQSLQGDDFNITTRGGYPLFDNIPAIFSATPVIARTATYIYACTEWVDDAFRGREPSHDIYSRLLNPTSISLANAIVDLECGPAANEYMAWNFNSGMAAIDALLSNQLRRDDILIVSRNIYGGVHQLLQDFYARPDKLAIQLVWFDGTSGKDFEKLLADTQRDYADALQQGSSLHVYIESPCNPHGIMLDVPAICKAAHQENILISLDATLATPFLYQPLRRQDREERPDFVVHSYTKDIGGTGAATAGVVIGENHRMFIPKGDSAKGLNWDQCMFWDVYYIKGAFLDADKAWEVHCGMRTLEMRMLTKCINTQCLSHFFASHSKIRVNSHAVESHPNAKLRKALMRYQLPTPLFSIDMEAAQIPTEAFKSFFDALEPAFGQMVSLGQTNTMVLCPALTSHSELSPQAMEAAGIFATTIRISVGDENMAQLAAHVISCARLHLDPVSPGFSEGFISPQEADATFTRFYLESHKKVVEAQPKITDYL
- a CDS encoding S1C family serine protease, which encodes MPNFSAHFLAWVLFCLSTLALAQGYEQLYSDYRGSLYQIRLIEKSSNSKAGLGSGFQISADGLLATNYHVVAQAVSDPDKYILEYLSTDGTKGTLELLDIDVVNDLALLRQDKPGKEYLQLATETPKQGETIVSLGNPLDLGMTLIPGTYNGIAGGSFYDRIHFAGSINPGMSGGPAINTRGQVVGINVATAGNQVSFLVPVDKLINLLKHFHQRNVALDLQKVTYQQLLDNQQRIIDSILEADWQRRSLGEAKVVGEIVPAIKCWGNSEEDSDNPIKRIDKGCTGQDVIFLSDDFNTGRVEYEFFWLESEGLLPARFYAEYEHQMSTFYPGNSAGEDDVTNFRCRQNFTSQPRNGNGPVSKPERSKKPLISRTSYCVRRYKNFPDLYDIFFLSLSVDQKNRALVSHFTLSGFTRESADAFAEKFTSEIQWH
- a CDS encoding FHA domain-containing protein, whose amino-acid sequence is MALIIEELNRAHRVQVRYRMEGEKFTLGRAYSNDAILEDIHTDGRHAEIRREEDGSYILHDLNTVNGSQLLGNLKDRSVKPGEISSHQITSGDLIQCGKSRLRIFNCDDDVAEATPLHSLENLFASLSNPLYATLLVLAVALSTVLLSYLGYARTYQWTIAVNILVSAVIGLVIYAGAWAFVGRVVRHETHFFAHLSIAAMGVLTYAVWEWFGSILNYNFAIGDTMEVLDFLVLAVILPTMLWCACYLATNLGRAWRWAVALVLPLGFLGLSLVETISSIDDFRETPALSTELKYDNMLLRKPVPMQEFITGSAALFDIPIKKEEPENESKESSSAENENVEVEQ
- the hisC gene encoding histidinol-phosphate transaminase, which codes for MNTVFWSPGLEQLEPYTPGEQPSGTTLIKLNTNENPYPASPRALALLAQKDFADALRRYPDPESCELRAAIATRYGLNDRQVFVGNGSDEVLALSFYSFFRRNEPLLFPDITYSFYPVYCQLFDIESRSIPLSEDFSLNVEDFSGTAAGIIIPNPNAPTGRHLSLDRIEALLQLQPERVVIIDEAYIDFGGESATQLIEQYPNLLVIHTLSKSYALAGLRLGFAMGQEHLIEGLLRAKNSFNSYPIDAIAQEVATAAIRDRAWHENNCSKVVATRSRTEEALLELGFEVIPSKANFILAKPPAPGAEALYLALRELGILVRYFNKPRISEYLRISIGTDQEMDQLIGNCKEILASQS
- the mepA gene encoding penicillin-insensitive murein endopeptidase — protein: MSLLFNRPKLFANTKLFASALALATAILSYQAQANPWEESESPSAQNPASIGTYTNGCLAGGETLPLRGEGYQLVRTGRDRHFAHPDTIAFLKDFSRSVARNNLGRIQIGDMSMARGGPFGSGGHSSHQTGLDVDIWFSQDKRAAERALTEWERDNISAIPLADTREHRLVKENWDERVPKILRMAAKDQRVERIFVHPTIKRHLCEISGVDNDWLRKVRPWWGHNYHFHVRLACPAGSSDCKPQAPVRTTPCGNDLDWWFSEEFYAILNGTKAQPTKPKPKTMPQQCQQVLLAPPAGTTME
- a CDS encoding D-alanine--D-alanine ligase, giving the protein MINTLLICGGGSSEHEVSLRTADFIEGQLAESEDIALMRVEMDASGCLTDKEGRVYHIFYDGKIRDEAGNAWDVDYVIPAIHGYPGETGDLQSQLEMFGIPYFGSAPEASKICFNKIKTKMWLSALGIDNTPYLFLHSLEAEELSKAHAALEEWEAVFIKASNQGSSVGCFKVSHKEDLEDAIAEAFTLSSYVLVEKALNARELEVAVYTYGEELIATHPGEVRAPADTFYTYKEKYAAGSRAETFIKAEGLSEEQLAWIQEVSIRTFKALKLKDLSRIDFFLTDEGELYLNEVNTFPGMTPNSMFPKMMQNHGHDFTEYLTGQIRSAVKQSLK
- a CDS encoding HNH endonuclease, which gives rise to MQARILRLNLAGQPLDWLTWQEASCLYVRDLVTWSLGGIVQRVRGGFNRSGERSALDLASIIACGGARMARPRNRPPLTNRALFFRDVHTCLYCGSIFKSAELTRDHVIPVSKGGMDSWENVVTACRRCNQHKGNFLLEDIDMELLALPFCPNAAEYLALINSERIRGDQMEFLRSQFSRRRQQDWLLH